The following are encoded together in the Oncorhynchus kisutch isolate 150728-3 linkage group LG8, Okis_V2, whole genome shotgun sequence genome:
- the LOC109881444 gene encoding serum amyloid A-5 protein-like has protein sequence MKLLLAGLVLTLIVGAQAQWYHFPGEAARGARDMWRAYGDMKDANWKNSDKYFHARGNYDAARRGPGGRWAATVISDGREMVQGSSGRGHEDSAADQEANRWGRNGGDPNRFRPQGLPKNY, from the exons ATGAAGCTGCTTCTAGCTGGACTTGTTCTGACCCTTATTGTGGGGGCTCAAGCTCAGTGGTACCACTTCCCTGGTGAAGCTGCTCGAG GTGCTAGAGACATGTGGCGTGCATACGGCGACATGAAGGACGCCAACTGGAAAAACTCAGACAAGTACTTCCACGCTCGGGGCAACTATGATGCTgccaggagaggaccagggggcAGGTGGGCAGCAACAGTCATCAG TGATGGCCGGGAGATGGTTCAGGGTTCCAGTGGTCGAGGACATGAGGACTCAGCAGCTGACCAGGAGGCTAACCGCTGGGGACGTAATGGAGGGGACCCCAACCGATTCAGACCCCAAGGACTCCCCAAGAACTACTGA